The Agrobacterium vitis genome has a segment encoding these proteins:
- a CDS encoding NAD(P)H-dependent oxidoreductase: protein MLLDKLNWRYAAKKMDPSKTVAEDKVERIVEAARLAPTSSGLQPFSVLVVTNKEIRERIKPIAWNQGQITDCSHLLVFAAWDNYTAERINTMFDLTNAERNFTNEGWENYRKMLLDTYPPRDPQVNFEHAARQAYIALGLALTAAAFEEVDSTPMEGFDPAALDEILDLRAKGLRSVAILPLGYRQPDGDWLVNLKKVRRAKEDFVIEVK, encoded by the coding sequence GTGCTGCTTGATAAATTGAACTGGCGTTATGCCGCCAAGAAAATGGACCCGTCTAAAACTGTTGCTGAAGACAAGGTCGAGCGTATTGTCGAGGCGGCCCGGCTGGCACCGACCTCCAGCGGCTTGCAGCCGTTTTCCGTGCTTGTCGTGACCAACAAGGAGATCCGCGAGCGGATCAAGCCGATTGCCTGGAACCAGGGCCAGATTACCGATTGCTCGCATCTGCTGGTGTTTGCCGCCTGGGACAATTACACGGCGGAGCGGATCAACACGATGTTTGATCTCACCAATGCCGAGCGCAATTTCACCAATGAAGGCTGGGAAAACTATCGCAAGATGCTGCTGGATACCTATCCGCCGCGCGATCCCCAAGTGAATTTCGAACATGCGGCCCGCCAGGCCTATATCGCATTGGGGCTGGCACTGACGGCTGCTGCCTTCGAAGAGGTCGATTCAACCCCGATGGAAGGCTTTGACCCGGCAGCGCTGGACGAAATCCTCGATCTGCGCGCCAAGGGCCTGCGCTCTGTAGCCATCCTGCCGCTTGGCTATCGTCAGCCGGATGGCGACTGGCTGGTCAACCTGAAAAAAGTCCGCCGCGCCAAGGAAGACTTCGTTATCGAGGTGAAGTGA
- a CDS encoding MDR family MFS transporter — protein MDTALSDPAAAPKTVAPPPFQSLVPDPRLRMMLFLFLMTALFMATLDNQIVSTALPTIVGEFGQLERFGWVGSAYLLATSAVMPLYGKLGDLFGRKYVMMAAIAIFTVGSLICGSAVSMNTLIAARVLQGLGGGGIMVSIFSINADLFEPRVRARYQSYSSLVLMASGAVGPTLGGTMSDLFGWRSIFLVNLPIGILVLVGLGLYLPYRKPHRRPKIDYAGALFLACAVTSVVFWADSGQIFGSLVAVQSLAVVAFGLVCAVVFVQVEKRAAEPMVPPSLMRNPTARLLWIISLASGAVGIGSVNYVALYLQTTTGLSPTLAGLLFIAVTGGIAIGSLSSGRLISSTGRYKIFGVIGGAGSCIAFILFSQLPVGTPIAVIGALMLMHGISVGIGQQIPVIGVQNAVAQKDVGAATGTVTLTRMGGASIAISIYGAVLSAFMTGGAEIPGVGNIESLTPAAMAALDPAARAAVSATYAHAFAPVFISMALIIGCGFIASCCLKNVRLPTGGAPKPAETVAE, from the coding sequence ATGGATACCGCCTTGTCCGATCCGGCCGCCGCTCCCAAGACGGTGGCGCCGCCGCCGTTTCAGTCGCTGGTCCCGGACCCGCGCCTGCGGATGATGCTGTTTCTGTTTCTGATGACGGCGCTGTTCATGGCGACGCTGGACAATCAGATCGTGTCCACGGCATTGCCGACCATCGTTGGCGAGTTCGGGCAGTTGGAGCGGTTCGGCTGGGTGGGGTCCGCCTATCTTCTCGCCACCAGCGCGGTCATGCCGCTCTATGGCAAGCTGGGGGATCTGTTCGGCCGCAAATATGTGATGATGGCGGCCATCGCGATTTTCACTGTCGGCTCGCTGATCTGCGGCTCGGCGGTGTCGATGAACACGCTGATTGCAGCGCGGGTGCTGCAAGGGCTTGGCGGCGGCGGCATTATGGTGTCGATCTTTTCCATCAATGCCGACCTGTTCGAGCCTCGGGTGCGGGCTCGTTATCAGAGCTATTCCAGCCTGGTGTTGATGGCGTCAGGCGCGGTTGGTCCCACATTGGGCGGCACGATGAGCGACCTGTTCGGCTGGCGGTCGATTTTTCTCGTCAATCTGCCGATTGGCATTCTCGTGCTGGTCGGTCTCGGCCTCTATCTGCCCTATCGCAAGCCGCATCGCCGTCCGAAAATCGACTATGCCGGTGCGCTGTTTCTGGCCTGCGCTGTGACCAGCGTCGTGTTCTGGGCTGATAGCGGCCAGATCTTCGGTTCACTGGTGGCGGTTCAAAGCCTTGCCGTTGTCGCCTTCGGCCTGGTCTGCGCTGTCGTGTTCGTGCAGGTGGAAAAGCGGGCCGCAGAACCAATGGTGCCACCAAGCCTGATGCGCAATCCCACGGCCCGGCTGCTGTGGATCATATCACTCGCCAGCGGTGCCGTTGGGATCGGTTCGGTCAACTATGTCGCGCTTTACCTGCAAACCACCACCGGGCTTTCGCCGACGCTGGCGGGCCTGCTGTTCATTGCAGTGACCGGCGGCATCGCCATCGGTTCTTTGAGCAGCGGACGGCTGATTTCCTCGACCGGCCGCTACAAGATCTTCGGCGTGATCGGCGGGGCAGGGAGCTGCATTGCCTTTATCCTGTTCAGCCAATTGCCTGTCGGTACGCCGATTGCGGTAATCGGCGCGCTGATGCTGATGCATGGCATCAGCGTCGGTATCGGCCAGCAGATTCCGGTGATCGGCGTGCAGAATGCCGTGGCCCAGAAGGATGTTGGCGCTGCCACCGGCACGGTGACGCTGACCCGCATGGGTGGCGCCTCTATCGCCATTTCCATCTATGGCGCGGTGCTGTCGGCCTTCATGACCGGCGGTGCAGAAATCCCCGGTGTCGGCAATATCGAAAGCCTGACACCGGCGGCCATGGCGGCATTGGACCCGGCAGCCCGCGCGGCGGTCTCGGCCACCTATGCCCATGCGTTCGCACCAGTGTTCATCAGCATGGCGCTGATTATCGGCTGCGGCTTCATCGCCTCCTGCTGCCTGAAGAACGTCCGGTTGCCGACCGGCGGAGCGCCGAAACCGGCGGAGACCGTGGCGGAGTGA
- a CDS encoding MarR family winged helix-turn-helix transcriptional regulator, which translates to MTQPQDRAEHAAALGADLVGEQAPAGVENALDGISQTMARLRMMMGRRFMSRIALSRMSEGHGMELSHFDVVKVVSHAARGQEVTVGVIAEQMRIDPSRASRVVADLVRRGALRREASQADARRTIVTLTPVGEELLYHFEAVRREVIGQTVEDWSADDIIQFETLFDRFIRGLECRGTLLAKEAGDKI; encoded by the coding sequence ATGACCCAACCTCAAGACCGCGCCGAACACGCAGCCGCCCTGGGCGCCGATCTTGTTGGTGAGCAAGCCCCTGCGGGCGTCGAAAATGCCTTGGACGGCATTTCGCAGACCATGGCCCGGCTGCGGATGATGATGGGCCGGCGCTTCATGTCGCGCATAGCCCTCAGCCGGATGAGCGAGGGCCACGGAATGGAGCTTTCGCATTTCGATGTGGTGAAGGTAGTTTCCCATGCCGCGCGTGGCCAGGAAGTGACTGTTGGGGTGATTGCCGAGCAGATGCGCATCGATCCATCGCGGGCAAGCCGCGTTGTGGCCGATCTCGTCCGGCGTGGTGCCCTGCGGCGTGAGGCCTCTCAGGCCGATGCCCGACGCACCATCGTCACCCTGACGCCAGTCGGCGAGGAACTGCTGTACCATTTTGAGGCCGTTCGCCGCGAGGTGATCGGCCAGACGGTGGAAGACTGGAGCGCCGATGATATTATCCAGTTCGAAACCCTGTTCGACCGCTTCATCCGCGGACTGGAATGCCGGGGAACCTTGCTGGCCAAAGAGGCCGGAGATAAGATTTAA